The DNA window GAACTCAATAAAAAGCTGTTGCTTAGAAAAGATAAGCTTGTAACCTTAAATCCACAGGAGCAATCCAAACTGGCCGGTGGTCAACCGATCACCTGGTTCAGTACCTGCTGTGTGGAAACAGATGAAGTTACCTGTCCTATAGGATGTGTCTGGACACGTTAATAACAATACTAGCCCAGGACTTAAGTCCTGGGCTATATAAGCTGAACAACCGCCCCACGGCTATAGAGAGGGGAGGATTTTCAACCACTTTCTGAATCATGAAAAAGAAAAAAATTGACCTGGGCAGAAAACTGCTGCTCAACAAAGAAACAGTAGCAGCATTGAATGCTGGCCAGCAACAGCACCTGGTAGGCGGTATTAACACATTTTACCCTACCTGTGCCGAAGATACCTTTGTAATATCTTCCTGCATAGCTACCAGCCCAAGACCTAATGGTATTTGCTGCCAGATACCATAACAGGTATACAGCATTTCTGTATTCCCAACAGGGAGAGCACATCTTTTCCTGTTGCAAAAAAATTAAACATCGCAGCCCATGAATAACATTGAAACACAGTTAAAAAACCTGTACAACGATATGATTCCCGCCATACGGGAACGTAAGTTTTTATCAGAATATGCGAACAGTTTGTTCAAAGGTCCCTGGGGTGCCTTGTTGTTTATGTTTTATTACGAACAATATGTAGACACTGAGGCCGACAACGCTACTGCGCTGCTGGAAGAACTATATGCCGATTATGCACCGGAAAACGGCGATAACTATTCCTTCTGCAATGGCCACACCGGCCCTTTCTGGCTGCTCAAACACCTGAGCCGTCACGGTTTTCTGGAAATGGATATCGATGATCTTGCTACCGATTTTGTAACCGCCACTATCTCACAGAGCAACTTCCACAGCGATCATCTTCACTTCGATTTCCTGCATGGCAGCTCTGGTATGTGCAATTTCCTGCTGGGCTTTACCAACCGTCCCGATGTAAGGGAACATCTCGAACAGTTCGTACAACGCCTGTGGGACAAAAGTGTGGCCACTGATAATGGAAGAAGCCTGCCCTTCTTTTATACACATGATCAGCCGGAAGGGATTCTTACAGACTCCTTCAGCCTGGCTCATGGCACCTGCTCCCTGCTCATCATCCTGGCTAAAATATATCAGGCTGGTATCGCGCAGCCGTTGTGCCGTCAGCTGATCGCTGAAAGCATCGCCTTTATGCTGCAGCATAAAAATACCTATGATGATACCTCCATGCATGCCCTGTATCCCGCCATTTTGGATGGAAAATCCGTAGGCAGCAGACTGTCATGGTGCTACGGCGACCTGAACGTAGCGATGGCGCTCTGGCACTGTGGTAAAGTGTTTGACGAAAAAAGATGGACAGACGAAGCACTGGAAATCATGCACTATAGTGCCCGTCGTAATACAGACGAAACCGCTGGTATAATGGATAACTGCTTCTGTCATGGTTCTGGTGGCATCGCCGCTTTTTACCGCAAATTCTGGT is part of the Chitinophaga flava genome and encodes:
- a CDS encoding class I lanthipeptide, which codes for MKKKKIELNKKLLLRKDKLVTLNPQEQSKLAGGQPITWFSTCCVETDEVTCPIGCVWTR
- a CDS encoding class I lanthipeptide, whose translation is MKKKKIDLGRKLLLNKETVAALNAGQQQHLVGGINTFYPTCAEDTFVISSCIATSPRPNGICCQIP
- a CDS encoding lanthionine synthetase LanC family protein codes for the protein MNNIETQLKNLYNDMIPAIRERKFLSEYANSLFKGPWGALLFMFYYEQYVDTEADNATALLEELYADYAPENGDNYSFCNGHTGPFWLLKHLSRHGFLEMDIDDLATDFVTATISQSNFHSDHLHFDFLHGSSGMCNFLLGFTNRPDVREHLEQFVQRLWDKSVATDNGRSLPFFYTHDQPEGILTDSFSLAHGTCSLLIILAKIYQAGIAQPLCRQLIAESIAFMLQHKNTYDDTSMHALYPAILDGKSVGSRLSWCYGDLNVAMALWHCGKVFDEKRWTDEALEIMHYSARRNTDETAGIMDNCFCHGSGGIAAFYRKFWFETNDTTFLECANHWQQNAIGRITLCEDGSQHGIRVWQGKDKQWDYCWDLLDGSSGVGLTMLSQLHTTPLAWDECFLLS